In a single window of the Necator americanus strain Aroian chromosome X, whole genome shotgun sequence genome:
- a CDS encoding hypothetical protein (NECATOR_CHRX.G22732.T1) translates to MLKLCTSELGRRRRAAWGAYKSIEDVVKKTRNTPLRAYLFSTTVVSALTYASETWTFRKQEENAVSVIKCSIERVMLGVSRFTQVRDGIRSSLLRQRSKIRDAAAKESKISWAGHVMRFNDNRWTRAVSEVPRDIKCTTGRPPTQW, encoded by the coding sequence aTGCTCAAGCTATGtacctccgagctgggcagaaggagacgagcggcttggggagcgtataagagcatcgaggatgtagtgaagaagaccaggaacaccccgCTCCGTGCTTACCTCTTCAGCACCACCGTTGtttctgctttgacctatgcttcggaaacctggacatttcgcaagcaggaagaaaacgcggtgagcgtcataaAATGCtcaatcgaaagagtgatgctaggagtatcccgtttcacgcaagtgagggacgggattcgaagttctctcctacgtcagcgatcgaagattagagacgccgccgccaaggaaagtaaaataagctGGGcaggacacgtgatgcgctttaacgacaaccgttggaccagagccgtgagcgaggttccccgcgatatcaagtgcactacaggaagaccgccgacccaatggtga
- a CDS encoding hypothetical protein (NECATOR_CHRX.G22733.T1), whose translation MLLYAPQAARLLLPSSEIQLKTDASTCFVEFGQHSFRLADAKCYQQSANGVAADPQPSLPCRPIPTFALRSRE comes from the exons atgctcttatacgctccccaagccgctcgtctccttctgcccagctcggag attcagctgaagactgatgcatccacatgtttcgtcgaattcggtcagcattcgttccgcttggctgatgctaagtgttatcagcaaagcgcaaatggtgtagctgccgaccctCAACCTTCGCtaccatgtcgtcccattccaactttcgcattgcgttctcgagagtaG